In a single window of the Limnohabitans sp. 2KL-27 genome:
- a CDS encoding HAD-IA family hydrolase: MFHHTQAVLFDLDGTLIDSAPDLGAAADKMRTDRGLLSLPLDHYRPMAGAGARGMLGIAFGMTPDHPDFEAMKEEFFVNYENCMTERTRIFDGVVEMIARLVLQGMPWGVVTNKSSRFTDPLTSAMDLFATAGAIVSGNTTPHAKPHPEPLFEAARRLSVDPAHCVYVGDDERDIVAGLAAGMGTVAATYGYLGQQTDISRWNAHLHIDSPMDLLKFLQSA; the protein is encoded by the coding sequence ATGTTTCACCATACACAAGCGGTTCTGTTTGATCTGGACGGCACCCTCATCGACAGCGCTCCGGATTTGGGTGCGGCTGCAGACAAAATGCGCACCGATCGCGGCCTGCTGTCGTTGCCGCTCGATCACTACCGTCCCATGGCGGGTGCAGGGGCACGCGGCATGCTGGGCATTGCCTTTGGCATGACGCCCGATCACCCCGACTTTGAGGCCATGAAGGAAGAGTTTTTCGTCAACTATGAAAACTGCATGACCGAGCGCACCCGCATCTTCGATGGCGTGGTTGAGATGATCGCTCGCCTGGTACTGCAAGGCATGCCTTGGGGCGTGGTGACCAACAAATCCAGCCGATTCACCGACCCTTTGACTTCGGCCATGGACTTGTTCGCCACGGCCGGAGCCATTGTCAGTGGCAACACCACACCGCATGCCAAACCGCATCCGGAGCCGCTGTTCGAGGCGGCGCGGCGCTTGTCGGTTGACCCGGCGCACTGCGTGTACGTGGGCGACGACGAGCGCGACATCGTTGCGGGCCTGGCCGCTGGCATGGGCACGGTGGCCGCCACCTATGGTTATTTGGGGCAGCAGACCGATATTTCGCGCTGGAATGCCCATTTGCACATTGATTCTCCGATGGACCTCTTGAAATTCCTTCAGAGCGCCTAA
- the ubiG gene encoding bifunctional 2-polyprenyl-6-hydroxyphenol methylase/3-demethylubiquinol 3-O-methyltransferase UbiG, translating into MTTSNSNVDPAELAKFSDLAHRWWDPESEFRPLHQINPLRLEWINGLVPLTGLNVVDIGCGGGILADAMARKGAQVLGVDLATKSLKVAQLHALEAGTPGVQYREVSAEGLAAEQPEQFDVVTCMEMLEHVPDPSAVVKACAQLVKPGGWVFFSTLNRNPKSFLFAIVGAEYILKLLPKGTHEFARLIKPSELSSWARDAGLQAQGFKGMEYNPFTKRYWLSQNTSVNYLLACRKT; encoded by the coding sequence ATGACTACAAGCAATTCCAACGTCGATCCGGCCGAACTGGCCAAATTTTCAGACTTGGCCCACCGCTGGTGGGACCCTGAAAGTGAATTTCGTCCACTGCACCAGATCAATCCGCTGCGCCTCGAGTGGATCAACGGTCTGGTGCCCTTGACGGGCCTGAATGTCGTGGACATTGGTTGCGGCGGCGGCATTTTGGCCGATGCCATGGCACGCAAGGGTGCGCAAGTGCTGGGTGTGGACTTGGCCACCAAATCCCTCAAAGTGGCCCAGTTGCATGCCCTTGAAGCAGGCACGCCTGGGGTGCAGTACCGCGAAGTCAGCGCCGAGGGGCTGGCCGCAGAACAGCCCGAGCAGTTCGATGTGGTCACCTGCATGGAAATGTTGGAACACGTGCCTGATCCAAGCGCGGTGGTCAAAGCCTGCGCCCAATTGGTCAAACCCGGCGGCTGGGTGTTCTTTTCCACGCTCAATCGCAACCCCAAATCCTTCCTGTTTGCCATTGTGGGCGCCGAATACATCCTGAAACTCTTGCCCAAAGGCACGCACGAATTTGCCCGCCTGATCAAGCCCAGTGAACTCTCGTCCTGGGCCCGCGATGCAGGTCTGCAAGCCCAAGGCTTCAAGGGCATGGAATACAACCCTTTCACCAAGCGGTATTGGCTCAGTCAGAACACCAGTGTGAACTACTTGCTGGCCTGTCGGAAAACCTGA
- the ompA gene encoding outer membrane protein OmpA, which yields MKKFNKVAMLFASAALVTAAGAQSVDNWRNGTGDLVWKNGTQELCWRDANWTPATAAAGCDGAIVAPKAAPAPAPAPKAAPAPAPAPAPKAAAPRPAPAPAAATKVTYAADAFFDFDKAVLKAEGKAKLDDLVGKVKGINLEVIIAVGHTDSVGADAYNQKLSVKRADAVKAYLVTKGIEKNRVYTEGKGEKQPVADNKTSAGRSKNRRVEIEVVGTRANK from the coding sequence ATGAAGAAATTCAACAAAGTGGCGATGTTGTTTGCCTCCGCAGCTCTCGTAACAGCCGCTGGCGCTCAATCTGTTGACAACTGGCGCAATGGCACCGGCGACCTCGTCTGGAAAAACGGCACCCAAGAACTGTGCTGGCGCGATGCCAACTGGACACCTGCTACGGCTGCCGCTGGTTGCGATGGTGCCATCGTTGCGCCTAAAGCTGCTCCAGCACCAGCACCAGCTCCAAAGGCAGCCCCAGCGCCAGCGCCAGCCCCAGCCCCCAAAGCTGCTGCTCCTAGGCCAGCGCCTGCCCCAGCTGCCGCCACCAAAGTGACTTACGCTGCTGATGCTTTCTTCGACTTCGACAAAGCTGTGTTGAAGGCTGAAGGCAAGGCCAAGTTGGATGACCTGGTTGGTAAAGTCAAAGGCATCAACCTGGAAGTCATCATCGCAGTGGGTCACACCGACTCCGTGGGCGCTGATGCTTACAACCAGAAGTTGTCTGTCAAGCGCGCTGACGCTGTGAAGGCTTACTTGGTGACCAAGGGCATCGAGAAAAACCGCGTTTACACAGAAGGCAAAGGCGAGAAGCAGCCAGTTGCCGACAACAAGACTTCTGCTGGCCGTTCCAAGAACCGCCGTGTGGAAATCGAAGTGGTGGGCACACGCGCCAACAAGTAA
- a CDS encoding prephenate dehydrogenase/arogenate dehydrogenase family protein, whose translation MKFQRLALIGCGLMGGSFALALRQAGLVQHITGFSASEKTRQRAVDLNVIDQACCSVAEAVQGADLVLLAVPVGAMNSSFAMIRDVLQPHALLMDVGSTKCDVVAAAQATLGERLACFVPAHPIAGKEVAGIEHAESTLYQDRRTILTPLPQNSIRQIQTASQVWSAIGSHVSQMTPKAHDATFAAVSHLPHLLAFAAVNALTAQPNGSAFLEMAGPGFRDFSRIAASESSVWRDILSANKTEVLAQMTHFRAALDQFENALNSSDNSALQQLIQQASDVRSAWTLQAGNACNKASED comes from the coding sequence GTGAAATTCCAACGCCTGGCCCTGATTGGCTGCGGCCTGATGGGCGGCTCGTTTGCGCTCGCGCTGCGCCAAGCGGGTCTGGTGCAGCACATCACCGGTTTCAGCGCCTCCGAAAAAACCCGTCAGCGCGCTGTCGATCTGAACGTCATTGACCAAGCCTGCTGCAGTGTGGCCGAGGCCGTGCAAGGCGCAGACCTGGTGCTGTTGGCTGTGCCCGTGGGCGCGATGAACAGCAGCTTTGCCATGATTCGGGATGTGCTTCAGCCCCATGCCTTGCTGATGGATGTGGGCTCGACCAAGTGCGATGTAGTTGCCGCAGCGCAAGCCACCCTGGGTGAACGCCTCGCCTGCTTCGTGCCCGCGCACCCGATTGCAGGCAAAGAAGTTGCGGGCATTGAGCACGCCGAGAGCACGCTCTACCAGGATCGCCGCACCATCCTCACGCCCTTGCCACAAAACAGCATCCGCCAAATACAAACAGCGAGCCAGGTCTGGTCAGCCATCGGCAGCCATGTGAGCCAGATGACCCCCAAGGCGCATGACGCCACCTTTGCGGCTGTCAGCCACCTGCCGCACCTGCTGGCCTTTGCAGCCGTCAATGCGCTCACCGCACAGCCGAATGGCAGTGCGTTTTTGGAGATGGCAGGCCCTGGCTTTCGGGATTTTTCCCGCATCGCCGCCAGTGAATCATCGGTTTGGCGGGACATTTTGAGTGCCAACAAGACGGAAGTGCTCGCGCAAATGACGCACTTTCGTGCTGCACTCGACCAGTTCGAAAACGCCCTGAATTCAAGCGACAACTCGGCACTGCAACAGCTGATTCAACAAGCCAGCGATGTGCGCTCGGCCTGGACGCTGCAAGCGGGCAACGCTTGCAACAAAGCCTCTGAAGACTGA
- a CDS encoding response regulator codes for MQPNTTPDTPEDYCGTTYAAKLLGLSVGTIQTLVEKNELQAWKTQGGHRRISMPSIREYQRKHNMLTIPTEPRDHRLRVLLVEDDAVTRELLHSYCNRSNMPVDCTAMSSGLEALIDIASIQPDVLITDLDMPGVDGFELLRALRQNPQFNRMTTLVLSALTAEEIAAKGGLTEGSIFMAKPINMDWFNGFFTAFVAGRHSQPHTQAGHKTAAVQA; via the coding sequence ATGCAGCCCAACACCACACCCGACACCCCTGAAGACTACTGCGGCACCACTTATGCAGCCAAACTGCTGGGGCTGTCGGTCGGCACGATTCAGACATTGGTCGAAAAAAATGAACTCCAAGCGTGGAAGACGCAAGGAGGCCATCGCAGGATCTCGATGCCCTCCATCCGCGAATACCAGCGCAAGCACAACATGCTGACCATCCCAACCGAACCGCGCGATCACCGGCTTCGTGTTCTGCTGGTTGAAGACGATGCGGTGACACGAGAGCTGCTGCACAGCTATTGCAACCGCTCCAACATGCCCGTCGACTGCACCGCCATGTCCTCAGGTCTGGAGGCCTTGATCGACATCGCCAGCATCCAACCCGACGTCCTGATCACCGATCTGGACATGCCAGGCGTAGACGGCTTCGAGCTGCTGCGCGCACTGCGCCAAAACCCGCAGTTCAACCGGATGACCACCCTGGTCCTGTCAGCCCTGACAGCGGAAGAAATTGCGGCCAAAGGTGGCCTGACAGAAGGCAGCATCTTCATGGCCAAACCCATCAACATGGACTGGTTCAACGGCTTCTTCACAGCCTTTGTAGCCGGCAGGCACAGTCAACCGCACACACAAGCCGGTCATAAAACTGCAGCCGTACAGGCCTGA
- the pheA gene encoding prephenate dehydratase gives MSQQPIQSDALGALRVQIDALDKQLLSLLNQRAHVAEQVGEIKRAEGSPFFRPDRVAQVIDKITQANPGPLKNEHIASIWREIMSACLALEAPQRVAVLGPQGTFCEQAAIEFFGSAANLIYCANFDEVFHATAAGTAQYGVVGMENSTEGVVARSLDLFLRSPVHVVGEVSLQVRFNLLRQLNSDAGIEVVMAHPQALAQCQGWLSKHLPHVERRAVSSNAEGARLAASNPAWAALASERAASQFGLHIVHHAIQDEAFNRTRFAVISLPQTLATPPASGKDCTSLVVSVPNRPGAVHDLLVPLKNNGVSMTRFESRPAKSGQWEYYFYIDLQGHISEPHVAAALQELQGLCAFYKVLGSYPVPE, from the coding sequence ATGAGCCAACAACCCATTCAGTCGGACGCCCTGGGCGCTTTGCGTGTGCAAATTGACGCTCTGGACAAACAACTGCTGAGCCTGCTGAACCAGCGCGCCCATGTGGCCGAACAAGTCGGCGAAATCAAACGGGCCGAAGGTTCACCCTTTTTCCGCCCCGACCGGGTGGCCCAAGTGATCGACAAAATCACCCAAGCCAATCCGGGCCCCCTGAAAAACGAACACATTGCGTCCATTTGGCGCGAAATCATGTCGGCATGTTTGGCGCTGGAAGCCCCCCAGCGGGTGGCAGTGCTCGGACCACAGGGCACATTTTGCGAACAAGCCGCGATCGAGTTTTTTGGCAGTGCCGCCAACCTGATCTACTGCGCCAACTTCGACGAGGTATTCCACGCCACCGCTGCGGGCACCGCCCAATACGGCGTGGTCGGCATGGAAAACTCCACCGAGGGCGTGGTGGCGCGTTCGCTCGATCTGTTCTTGCGCTCGCCCGTGCATGTGGTGGGGGAGGTCAGCTTGCAGGTGCGCTTCAATTTGCTGCGCCAGCTCAATTCCGATGCGGGCATTGAGGTGGTGATGGCCCACCCCCAGGCACTGGCCCAATGCCAGGGCTGGCTGTCCAAACACCTGCCGCACGTAGAGCGCCGAGCGGTCTCCAGCAATGCCGAAGGCGCCCGCTTGGCTGCGTCCAACCCCGCTTGGGCTGCTTTAGCCAGCGAGCGCGCGGCCAGCCAGTTTGGCTTGCACATCGTGCACCACGCCATCCAGGACGAAGCCTTCAACCGCACCCGCTTTGCGGTGATCAGCTTGCCCCAGACCTTGGCCACGCCGCCCGCCTCGGGCAAGGACTGCACCAGCTTGGTGGTGTCGGTGCCCAATCGACCAGGAGCTGTGCACGATTTGTTGGTACCGCTCAAAAACAACGGCGTGTCCATGACGCGTTTCGAATCGCGCCCTGCCAAATCCGGGCAGTGGGAGTATTACTTCTACATCGACCTGCAAGGCCACATCAGCGAACCGCACGTGGCAGCCGCCCTGCAAGAGTTGCAAGGCCTGTGTGCGTTCTACAAGGTGCTGGGTTCTTACCCTGTTCCTGAATGA
- a CDS encoding long-chain fatty acid--CoA ligase has translation MPAHAAVWPARLPARITAPATSLWMNLAISALRYPEKAALVFMGRVWTYRELMASAEQLAGQLRAMGVQTGDRVVLDMQNCPQLVIAHFAILRIDAVVVPVNPMNRAEELKHYITDPDTKVAVTTADLAPDLTQASEALPPEQRLKHLVVTQFTDVFDPVAVGPEDMPEAWRPWLLVERPLPVLNSGRVHAWATVMAQPAAVLPPPQAQTDDLAILPYTSGTTGLPKGCMHTHGTIMHNAMSSGLWGNGTPENVTLCVVPMFHITGMVSVMHTSILLGASLVLMPRWDRDVAGHLISKWHVTHWTNIPTMVIDLLGSPHMDRYDLSSLVYIGGGGAAMPEAVAQRLLDQFGLRYVEGYGLTETAAPSHTNPPDAPKKQCLGIPFMSVESRIVDPETLAELPPGESGEIVISGPQVFKGYWKRPEATAAAFFDRDGFRFFRSGDMGRVDEQGYFFMTDRLKRMINASGFKVWPAEVEALMFRHPAIQEACIIATRDAYRGESVKAVVVLRQDHQSKVTEQDIIDWCRENMAVYKMPRAVSFVDALPKSGSGKVMWRALQEAEMAAVDTGIQTA, from the coding sequence ATGCCCGCACACGCTGCTGTCTGGCCTGCGCGCTTGCCCGCCCGGATCACCGCGCCCGCCACATCCTTGTGGATGAACTTGGCCATCAGTGCTTTGCGTTATCCCGAGAAGGCTGCACTCGTGTTCATGGGCCGTGTCTGGACCTACCGCGAGTTGATGGCCAGCGCTGAACAATTGGCCGGGCAGCTTCGTGCCATGGGGGTGCAAACCGGGGACCGCGTGGTGTTGGACATGCAAAACTGTCCGCAGTTGGTGATTGCCCACTTTGCCATTTTGAGAATCGACGCGGTGGTGGTTCCGGTCAACCCGATGAACCGGGCCGAAGAGCTCAAGCACTACATCACCGACCCGGACACGAAAGTGGCGGTGACAACGGCTGATTTGGCCCCTGACCTGACGCAGGCCAGCGAGGCCTTGCCACCCGAGCAGCGCCTGAAACATCTTGTGGTGACGCAATTCACCGATGTGTTTGACCCCGTGGCTGTGGGTCCTGAGGACATGCCCGAGGCTTGGCGGCCTTGGTTGCTGGTGGAGCGGCCGTTGCCTGTTTTGAATTCGGGCCGGGTGCATGCCTGGGCCACTGTGATGGCCCAGCCCGCTGCGGTTTTGCCACCGCCCCAGGCTCAAACCGACGATCTGGCCATCTTGCCCTATACCAGCGGCACCACCGGGCTGCCCAAGGGCTGCATGCACACGCATGGCACCATCATGCACAACGCCATGTCCAGCGGCTTGTGGGGCAACGGCACCCCTGAAAACGTGACGCTGTGTGTGGTGCCCATGTTCCACATCACAGGCATGGTCAGTGTGATGCACACCAGCATTTTGTTGGGCGCCAGCCTGGTGCTGATGCCGCGCTGGGACCGCGATGTGGCGGGGCATTTGATCTCCAAGTGGCACGTCACGCACTGGACCAATATCCCCACCATGGTGATCGATTTGCTTGGCAGCCCTCACATGGACCGCTACGACCTGAGCAGTCTGGTCTATATCGGTGGGGGCGGTGCGGCCATGCCCGAAGCCGTGGCCCAGCGTTTGCTGGATCAGTTTGGGCTGCGTTATGTGGAGGGTTATGGCCTGACCGAGACGGCGGCCCCCTCACACACCAACCCGCCCGACGCGCCGAAAAAACAATGCCTGGGCATCCCTTTCATGAGCGTGGAGTCACGCATCGTCGATCCTGAAACCCTGGCCGAATTGCCACCGGGCGAGTCGGGCGAGATCGTCATCAGTGGCCCACAGGTGTTCAAGGGCTACTGGAAGCGGCCTGAGGCGACAGCGGCGGCTTTTTTTGACCGTGATGGCTTCCGGTTTTTTCGCTCAGGGGACATGGGCCGGGTGGATGAGCAAGGTTATTTCTTCATGACCGACCGTTTGAAGCGCATGATCAACGCCAGCGGTTTCAAGGTCTGGCCAGCCGAGGTCGAAGCCCTGATGTTTCGCCATCCAGCGATTCAGGAGGCCTGCATCATCGCCACCCGAGACGCTTACCGTGGCGAGTCGGTCAAGGCGGTGGTGGTTTTGCGTCAGGACCACCAGAGCAAAGTGACCGAGCAAGACATCATCGACTGGTGCCGTGAGAACATGGCGGTTTACAAAATGCCCCGCGCCGTGAGCTTTGTCGATGCCTTGCCCAAGAGCGGCAGCGGCAAAGTCATGTGGCGGGCGCTGCAAGAGGCCGAAATGGCCGCTGTGGACACCGGAATCCAAACCGCATGA
- the gyrA gene encoding DNA gyrase subunit A has protein sequence MTQFAKETLPISLEEEMRRSYLDYAMSVIVGRALPDARDGLKPVHRRVLFAMHELNNDWNRPYKKSARIVGDVIGKYHPHGDQSVYDTIVRMAQDFSMRHMLVDGQGNFGSVDGDNAAAMRYTEIRLAKIAHEMLGDIDKETVDFGPNYDGSEKEPLVLPSRLPNLLINGSGGIAVGMATNIPPHNLNEVVDACLHLLRNPEASIDELMEIVPAPDFPTGAIIYGMTGVKEGYRTGRGRVVMRAKCHFEDIDKGQRQCIVVDELPYQVNKKTLQERMAELVHEKKIEDISHIQDESDKSGMRLVIELKRGAVPEVVLNNLYKQTQLQDTFGMNMVALIDGQPKLCNLKDLIQVFLQHRREVVTRRTVFELRKARDRGHVLEGLAVALANIDDFIAIIRGAPTPPVAKTELMARAWDSQMVRTMLTRARDDGSVVNADDYRPEGLEREYGLGQDGLYRLSDTQAQEILQMRLQRLTGLEQDKIVAEYKEVMSEIEDLLDILAKPERVSTIIGDELGTVRQEFGQTKIGARRSEIEHSAQDLSTEDLITPTDMVVTLSHSGYIKSQPLSEYRAQKRGGRGKQAAATKEDDWIDQLFIANTHDYLLCFSNRGRLYWLKVWEVPAGSRGSRGRPIVNMFPLQEGEKINVVLALTGQARTFPDNQYVFMATSMGTVKKTSLDEFSNPRKGGIIAVNLDEGDFLIGAALTDGQHDVMLFSDGGKAVRFDENDVRPLGRSARGVRGMMIEETQSVIAMLVSEQENPEASPDEAKARASVLTATENGYGKRTSITEYTRHGRGTKGMIAIQQSERNGKVVAATLVHADDEIMLITDTGVLVRTRVAEIRELGRATQGVTLIGLDEGAKLSGLQRIVENDANAAEGDADAASDDSAPAAE, from the coding sequence ATGACCCAGTTCGCCAAAGAAACACTGCCCATCAGTCTGGAAGAGGAAATGCGGCGCAGCTACCTCGATTACGCCATGAGCGTGATTGTCGGCCGCGCCCTGCCCGATGCCCGCGATGGACTCAAACCTGTGCACCGACGCGTGTTGTTCGCCATGCACGAGCTGAACAACGACTGGAACCGCCCCTATAAGAAGTCAGCCCGTATCGTGGGTGACGTGATCGGTAAATACCACCCCCATGGCGACCAGTCGGTGTACGACACCATCGTTCGCATGGCGCAAGACTTTTCGATGCGCCACATGCTGGTGGACGGGCAAGGCAACTTCGGCTCGGTGGACGGTGACAACGCTGCGGCGATGCGGTACACCGAAATCCGCTTGGCCAAGATCGCCCACGAGATGCTGGGCGACATCGACAAGGAAACCGTCGATTTCGGCCCCAACTACGACGGCTCTGAAAAAGAACCCTTGGTGTTGCCCTCGCGCCTGCCCAACTTGCTGATCAACGGCTCAGGCGGCATCGCCGTGGGCATGGCCACCAACATCCCACCGCACAACCTGAACGAGGTGGTGGACGCCTGCTTGCATTTGTTGCGCAACCCCGAAGCCTCGATCGATGAGCTGATGGAAATCGTGCCGGCGCCCGACTTCCCGACAGGCGCCATCATTTATGGCATGACCGGTGTCAAGGAAGGTTACCGCACCGGCCGCGGCCGTGTGGTGATGCGGGCCAAGTGCCACTTTGAGGACATCGACAAAGGCCAGCGCCAGTGCATCGTGGTGGATGAACTGCCCTACCAGGTCAACAAAAAGACCTTGCAAGAGCGCATGGCTGAGTTGGTGCACGAAAAGAAAATCGAAGACATCAGCCACATCCAGGACGAGTCCGACAAGTCGGGCATGCGCCTGGTGATCGAGCTCAAGCGCGGCGCGGTGCCCGAGGTGGTGCTGAACAACCTGTACAAACAGACCCAGCTGCAAGACACCTTCGGCATGAACATGGTGGCCCTGATCGATGGCCAGCCCAAGTTGTGCAACCTGAAAGACCTGATCCAGGTCTTCCTGCAGCACCGCCGCGAAGTGGTGACACGCCGCACCGTGTTCGAATTGCGCAAGGCGCGTGACCGGGGCCATGTGCTGGAAGGCCTGGCTGTGGCTTTGGCCAACATCGATGATTTCATCGCGATCATCCGCGGCGCCCCCACCCCGCCTGTGGCCAAGACCGAGTTGATGGCCCGCGCCTGGGACAGCCAGATGGTTCGCACCATGCTGACCCGTGCCCGCGACGACGGCTCTGTGGTGAACGCCGATGACTACCGCCCAGAAGGCCTGGAGCGCGAATACGGTTTGGGCCAGGACGGTCTGTACCGCCTGTCGGACACCCAAGCGCAAGAGATTTTGCAAATGCGTCTGCAACGCCTGACCGGTCTGGAACAAGACAAGATCGTGGCCGAATACAAAGAGGTCATGTCCGAGATCGAAGACTTGCTGGACATCTTGGCCAAACCCGAGCGCGTGTCGACCATCATTGGTGACGAGCTGGGTACCGTGCGCCAGGAATTTGGTCAAACCAAAATCGGCGCACGCCGCAGCGAAATCGAGCACAGCGCACAAGACTTGTCCACCGAAGACCTGATCACCCCGACCGATATGGTGGTCACACTCTCGCACAGCGGCTACATCAAGAGCCAACCGCTCAGCGAATACCGTGCACAAAAGCGCGGTGGTCGCGGCAAGCAAGCGGCTGCCACCAAAGAAGACGACTGGATTGACCAGTTGTTCATCGCCAATACGCACGACTACTTGCTGTGCTTCTCCAACCGGGGCCGTCTCTATTGGCTCAAGGTTTGGGAAGTGCCCGCAGGCTCGCGTGGTTCACGCGGTCGCCCCATCGTCAACATGTTCCCGCTTCAAGAGGGCGAGAAGATCAACGTGGTGCTGGCCCTGACCGGCCAAGCCCGAACTTTCCCTGACAACCAGTATGTGTTCATGGCGACCTCCATGGGCACGGTCAAGAAGACCTCGCTGGACGAGTTCAGCAACCCCCGCAAAGGCGGCATCATCGCCGTCAACTTGGACGAGGGGGACTTCCTCATCGGCGCGGCCCTCACAGACGGCCAACACGATGTGATGCTGTTCAGCGATGGTGGCAAGGCCGTGCGTTTTGACGAAAACGATGTGCGTCCCTTGGGCCGCAGCGCGCGCGGGGTGCGCGGCATGATGATTGAAGAGACCCAGAGCGTGATCGCCATGCTGGTGTCGGAGCAAGAAAACCCCGAGGCATCTCCCGACGAGGCCAAAGCCCGCGCCAGCGTGCTCACCGCCACTGAAAACGGCTACGGCAAGCGCACCAGCATCACCGAGTACACGCGCCACGGCCGTGGCACCAAGGGCATGATCGCCATCCAACAGTCCGAACGCAACGGCAAGGTGGTGGCAGCGACTTTGGTCCATGCCGATGACGAAATCATGCTGATCACCGACACGGGCGTTTTGGTCCGCACCCGGGTGGCCGAGATCCGCGAATTGGGCCGTGCTACTCAAGGCGTGACCCTGATCGGCCTGGACGAGGGCGCCAAGTTGTCGGGCCTGCAACGCATCGTGGAAAACGACGCGAATGCCGCCGAAGGCGACGCAGACGCCGCATCGGATGACAGCGCACCCGCAGCGGAATAA
- the serC gene encoding 3-phosphoserine/phosphohydroxythreonine transaminase translates to MSRAFNFSAGPAVMPEAVLQQAASEMLDWHGSGMSVMEMSHRGKEFISIYEQAEADLRELLAVPSHFKILFMQGGGLAENAIVPLNLSQGGAMDFVLTGSWSQKSLKEAGKYGQARVAATAQTDGFTTLPAPATWQIGADSRYVHICSNETIHGVEFHELPNLQALGCDAPLVVDFSSHVASRAVDWSRVGLAFGGAQKNLGPAGLTLVVVREDLIGQALPHCPSAFDYKLVNDNQSMYNTPPTYSIYIAGLVFQWLKQHGGIAAMEQRNIAKAQLLYDFLDSSSLFENRVAPHCRSRMNVPFFLRDESRNEAFLAGAKAANLLQLKGHKTVGGMRASIYNAMPLEGVQALVAYMREFEKTQA, encoded by the coding sequence ATGAGCCGAGCGTTCAATTTCTCGGCCGGCCCGGCCGTCATGCCTGAGGCCGTGCTGCAGCAGGCCGCATCCGAGATGCTCGATTGGCACGGCTCGGGCATGAGCGTGATGGAGATGAGCCACCGCGGCAAAGAGTTCATCAGCATTTACGAGCAGGCTGAAGCGGACTTGCGCGAGCTGCTGGCCGTGCCCTCCCACTTCAAGATCTTGTTCATGCAAGGCGGCGGTCTGGCTGAAAACGCGATCGTGCCCTTGAACCTGTCGCAAGGCGGTGCCATGGACTTTGTGCTCACAGGCAGCTGGAGCCAAAAGTCGCTCAAAGAAGCGGGCAAATACGGCCAGGCCCGCGTGGCAGCTACGGCCCAAACCGACGGTTTCACGACTCTGCCCGCGCCAGCAACTTGGCAGATCGGTGCGGACAGCCGTTATGTGCACATCTGCAGCAACGAAACCATCCACGGCGTGGAGTTTCACGAATTGCCGAACCTCCAGGCGTTGGGCTGCGATGCGCCGCTGGTGGTGGATTTTTCTTCGCATGTGGCATCACGAGCGGTGGACTGGTCACGCGTGGGCCTGGCCTTTGGCGGCGCACAAAAGAATTTGGGGCCAGCGGGTCTGACCTTGGTTGTCGTTCGCGAAGACCTGATCGGTCAAGCCCTGCCGCATTGCCCCAGCGCCTTTGACTACAAGCTGGTCAATGACAACCAGTCGATGTACAACACGCCGCCCACCTACAGCATTTACATCGCCGGGCTGGTGTTCCAGTGGCTCAAACAGCATGGCGGCATCGCCGCCATGGAGCAACGCAACATCGCCAAGGCCCAGTTGCTGTACGACTTTCTCGACAGCTCCAGCCTGTTCGAAAACCGTGTGGCCCCACACTGCCGCTCGCGCATGAACGTGCCTTTCTTTTTGCGCGACGAATCGCGCAACGAGGCCTTTTTGGCGGGCGCCAAAGCCGCCAATTTGCTGCAACTCAAGGGGCACAAAACGGTCGGCGGCATGCGGGCGAGCATTTACAACGCCATGCCCCTGGAAGGCGTTCAGGCCTTGGTGGCTTACATGCGTGAATTTGAAAAAACACAGGCCTGA